Proteins encoded together in one Otariodibacter oris window:
- the acnB gene encoding bifunctional aconitate hydratase 2/2-methylisocitrate dehydratase, protein MSFLDDYRKHVEERAEQGVVPLPLNAEQTSQLIELLKNPVSGEEDFILELFETRVPAGVDEAAYIKAAFLAAIASDQATSPLISKSHAIKLLGTMQGGYNIEPLLNALDDEEVAPLAVDALSKTLLMFDSFHDVVEKSKAGNRFAKEILTSWANAEWFLSRPKLEEKITLTVFKVTGETNTDDLSPAQDAWSRPDIPLHALAMLKNEREGIVPDEPGVVGPMKQIEQLKEKGFPLVYVGDVVGTGSSRKSATNSVLWLMGDDIPYIPNKRAGGFVLGGKIAPIFFNTMEDAGSLPIEVDVDKLNMGDVIDLYPYSGKVCKHDSDEVLAEFKLKTAVLLDEVRAGGRIPLIIGRGLTHKARVELGLPESEVFVKPQVAIDTGKGYTLAQKMVGRACGVEGIRAGQYCEPRMTSVGSQDTTGPMTRDELKDLACLGFSSDLVMQSFCHTAAYPKPVDVVTHHTLPDFIMNRGGISLRPGDGVIHSWLNRMLLPDTVGTGGDSHTRFPIGISFPAGSGLVAFAAATGVMPLDMPESVLVRFKGEMQPGITLRDLVHAIPYYAIQEGLLTVEKSGKKNIFSGRILEIEGLEHLKVEQAFELSDASAERSAAACTIKLDKEPIIEYLNSNIVLLKWMIAEGYGDARTLERRIKAMEEWVANPELMEADKDAEYAAVIEIDLNDIKEPIVCAPNDPDDARKLSEVQGDTVDEVFIGSCMTNIGHFRAAGKLLQKNQDVIPTRLWIVPPTKMDASLLIEEGYYNIYGKNGARVEVPGCSLCMGNQARVADGATVVSTSTRNFPNRMGKGAFVYLASAELASVCAILGKLPTPEEYLDFVVKGLGDDKDDTYRYMNFNEINSYVEKADDVIFQTSV, encoded by the coding sequence ATGTCTTTTTTAGATGATTATCGTAAACATGTTGAAGAACGTGCAGAGCAAGGAGTGGTTCCATTACCATTGAATGCGGAGCAAACATCTCAACTGATTGAATTGTTGAAGAATCCAGTCTCTGGTGAGGAAGATTTTATTTTAGAGTTATTTGAAACTCGAGTTCCTGCTGGAGTGGATGAAGCTGCTTATATAAAGGCGGCATTTCTTGCTGCAATCGCTTCCGATCAGGCTACATCACCACTTATCTCCAAATCTCACGCAATTAAATTATTAGGTACAATGCAAGGTGGTTATAATATTGAACCTCTTTTAAATGCACTTGATGATGAAGAAGTCGCTCCGCTCGCAGTAGATGCACTATCAAAAACATTACTTATGTTTGATAGCTTTCATGATGTGGTTGAAAAATCAAAAGCGGGAAATCGCTTTGCTAAGGAAATTTTAACCTCATGGGCTAATGCTGAATGGTTCCTATCTCGTCCTAAATTAGAAGAAAAAATAACATTAACTGTTTTTAAAGTGACGGGTGAAACAAATACTGATGATTTATCTCCAGCTCAAGATGCTTGGTCTCGTCCAGATATCCCTCTACACGCTTTAGCCATGCTAAAAAATGAAAGAGAAGGGATTGTTCCTGATGAACCTGGCGTAGTTGGACCAATGAAACAAATTGAACAGCTAAAAGAAAAAGGTTTCCCTCTTGTTTATGTAGGGGATGTCGTTGGAACAGGCTCCTCACGTAAATCGGCAACGAACTCTGTACTTTGGTTAATGGGTGATGATATTCCATATATCCCAAATAAGAGAGCTGGTGGATTTGTGTTAGGCGGTAAGATCGCACCAATCTTTTTCAATACGATGGAAGATGCAGGTTCATTACCTATTGAAGTTGATGTCGATAAGTTAAATATGGGGGATGTCATTGATTTATATCCTTATTCAGGCAAAGTGTGCAAACATGATTCTGATGAAGTATTAGCTGAATTCAAATTAAAGACTGCAGTTTTACTTGATGAAGTGAGAGCAGGTGGACGAATTCCTCTTATCATTGGTCGAGGATTGACTCACAAGGCTAGAGTAGAACTAGGATTGCCAGAAAGTGAGGTATTTGTTAAACCTCAAGTGGCTATTGACACAGGTAAAGGCTACACACTAGCACAAAAAATGGTAGGGCGTGCTTGTGGTGTTGAAGGGATTCGTGCAGGTCAATATTGTGAACCAAGAATGACAAGTGTGGGTTCACAAGATACCACAGGCCCTATGACCAGAGATGAACTTAAAGATTTAGCATGTTTAGGATTCTCATCAGACCTTGTTATGCAATCTTTCTGTCATACAGCGGCTTATCCAAAACCAGTTGATGTTGTGACACATCACACCCTTCCTGATTTTATTATGAATCGTGGCGGTATTTCTTTACGTCCAGGTGATGGTGTTATCCATTCTTGGCTAAACCGTATGTTATTACCAGATACGGTGGGGACAGGTGGGGATTCTCATACTCGTTTCCCAATTGGAATTTCTTTCCCTGCTGGTTCAGGACTTGTTGCTTTCGCAGCAGCAACGGGGGTTATGCCTCTTGATATGCCAGAATCTGTATTAGTTCGTTTTAAAGGTGAAATGCAACCAGGTATTACGTTACGTGATTTAGTCCACGCCATTCCTTACTATGCGATTCAAGAGGGTTTATTAACGGTTGAAAAATCAGGTAAGAAAAATATTTTCTCAGGTCGTATTTTAGAAATTGAAGGATTAGAGCATCTTAAAGTTGAGCAAGCCTTTGAGCTTTCTGATGCATCAGCGGAACGTTCTGCAGCAGCGTGTACGATAAAACTTGATAAAGAACCAATCATTGAGTACTTAAATTCAAATATTGTTTTATTGAAATGGATGATTGCTGAAGGATATGGCGATGCTAGAACATTAGAACGTCGTATTAAAGCAATGGAAGAATGGGTCGCTAATCCAGAATTAATGGAAGCAGATAAAGATGCGGAATATGCAGCTGTTATAGAAATTGATCTAAATGATATTAAAGAACCTATCGTGTGTGCACCAAATGATCCTGATGACGCGAGAAAATTATCAGAAGTACAAGGCGATACTGTTGATGAAGTATTCATAGGATCTTGTATGACCAATATTGGACATTTCCGTGCAGCAGGGAAATTATTGCAAAAAAATCAAGATGTAATCCCAACTCGTTTATGGATTGTTCCACCAACAAAAATGGATGCATCATTATTAATTGAAGAAGGATACTACAATATTTATGGTAAAAATGGTGCAAGAGTAGAAGTACCTGGGTGCTCTTTATGTATGGGTAACCAAGCAAGAGTTGCTGACGGTGCCACAGTGGTTTCGACTTCAACGAGAAACTTCCCAAATCGTATGGGTAAAGGTGCGTTTGTTTATCTTGCCTCAGCAGAGCTTGCATCTGTCTGTGCTATCTTAGGTAAGTTACCAACACCAGAAGAATATCTAGATTTTGTTGTGAAAGGGTTAGGTGATGATAAAGATGATACTTATCGTTACATGAACTTTAATGAAATCAATAGCTATGTGGAAAAAGCAGATGATGTAATTTTTCAAACTTCAGTATAG
- the pepP gene encoding Xaa-Pro aminopeptidase, translating to MDLAYLQKLPDSEFIERRQRVFEQMQDNSALIVFTETEKRRNSDNEYLFRPDSYFWYLTGFAEPKSVLLLIKAAEKNESIIFLREKNPEMETWHGRRLGTIAAPQQLNIDEAYNIDDIDAIFAKKLRDLTACYYAKGLQEWGDKIVSKTFSIDWDNVIDWQPMLSEMRLFKSKNEIALMQQAGQISALGHIRAMKQTRPNRYEMEIEGELQYEFSRFGARFPAYNHIVAGGHNGCILHYTENDQVLKDGDLLLIDSGAEFAMYAGDISRTFPVNGKFSPAQREIYQIVLDSMKAAIELLVPNSSIKIANEKVCRIMVEGLVRLGVLKGDVEQLLADKAYRQFYMHGLGHWLGLDVHDVGNYGTERDRPLEPGMVLTVEPGLYISPDADVPEQYKGIGVRIEDNLLITEYGNKNLTTAVPKEMDEIEAIMAQSA from the coding sequence ATGGATTTAGCTTATCTTCAAAAATTACCAGATAGTGAATTTATAGAAAGACGCCAACGTGTATTTGAACAAATGCAAGATAACTCTGCATTAATTGTTTTTACAGAAACAGAAAAGCGTCGCAATAGTGATAATGAATATTTATTCCGCCCCGATAGTTACTTTTGGTATCTGACGGGATTTGCAGAACCTAAATCAGTCTTATTATTGATTAAAGCAGCAGAAAAAAATGAAAGTATTATTTTCTTACGTGAGAAAAATCCTGAAATGGAAACATGGCATGGACGTCGTTTAGGTACTATTGCAGCCCCACAGCAATTAAATATTGATGAAGCATATAATATTGATGATATCGATGCTATTTTTGCAAAAAAATTGAGAGATCTTACCGCTTGTTATTATGCAAAAGGTTTGCAAGAGTGGGGGGATAAGATTGTATCTAAAACATTCAGTATTGATTGGGATAATGTAATTGATTGGCAACCAATGCTCTCTGAAATGCGTTTGTTTAAATCCAAAAATGAAATTGCGTTAATGCAACAAGCAGGGCAGATTTCTGCTCTAGGGCATATTCGAGCAATGAAACAAACTCGTCCTAATCGCTATGAAATGGAAATTGAAGGGGAGTTACAATACGAATTTTCTCGCTTTGGGGCTAGATTCCCTGCTTATAATCACATTGTAGCAGGGGGGCATAATGGTTGTATTTTACATTACACAGAAAATGATCAAGTATTAAAAGATGGTGATTTGTTACTGATTGACTCAGGAGCAGAATTTGCTATGTATGCAGGCGATATTTCTAGAACATTCCCCGTAAATGGAAAATTCTCACCCGCTCAACGTGAAATATATCAGATCGTTTTGGATTCAATGAAAGCCGCCATAGAGTTACTCGTTCCTAACAGTTCAATTAAAATTGCTAATGAAAAAGTCTGTCGCATTATGGTAGAAGGCTTAGTTCGCTTGGGTGTATTAAAAGGTGATGTTGAACAGTTGTTAGCAGATAAAGCCTATCGTCAGTTTTACATGCACGGTTTAGGACATTGGTTAGGATTGGATGTACACGATGTCGGAAATTACGGTACTGAAAGAGACAGACCATTAGAGCCTGGTATGGTTCTTACTGTTGAACCAGGGCTTTATATTTCACCTGATGCGGATGTGCCAGAACAATATAAAGGGATTGGTGTTAGAATAGAAGATAATTTATTAATTACAGAATATGGTAATAAAAATTTGACGACTGCTGTGCCAAAAGAAATGGATGAAATTGAAGCAATAATGGCTCAATCGGCTTAA
- the cpxA gene encoding envelope stress sensor histidine kinase CpxA, with amino-acid sequence MIRLNDMIKFWNKIKTLHTYFVYQIFVSFVVIVSLMIGIALILPNFDARVFNPIEKRELVFFQNESINTQLEYNLDELFRRNLTVSTINGFDVILFDPITQKISGVSNSDLNILYAFILEAQDPEKPLQRRFDSLEIYGPFVIESSSRSYYQYFIIQTDEQISFIDKVFDRIFDSPLLMLILLLLMSLPLLLWLSMRMAKPVKALRLSADAVARGNLVVNPKLENEGIHELRLVGNSFNKMIRSLQELTTYQQRLLSDISHELKTPLTRMQLAVSLLRLRNGESNELTRISNEIQKLDTMIHDLLSLSRNQLNQHINREIFQINKIWEDVFEDAKFEIEQNKLSFSTDIDISESSQYYINGNLSALSSAVENVIRNAQKYAQTLIAVKIYIEKNWLIITVDDDGIGVPEDQYEEIFRPFARVQEDRARQTGGTGLGLAIVSNAVNQHSGSVIAEKSHLGGLRIKIELPLWFD; translated from the coding sequence ATGATTAGATTAAATGATATGATTAAATTTTGGAATAAAATTAAAACATTACATACTTATTTTGTTTATCAAATTTTTGTATCTTTTGTTGTAATTGTTTCTCTTATGATAGGTATTGCACTTATCTTACCAAACTTTGATGCTCGAGTATTTAATCCTATTGAAAAAAGAGAATTAGTATTTTTTCAAAATGAGAGTATTAATACTCAATTAGAATACAATTTAGATGAGTTATTCAGAAGAAATCTGACGGTTTCTACAATTAATGGATTTGATGTTATACTTTTTGACCCAATTACTCAAAAAATAAGTGGCGTAAGTAATTCAGATTTAAATATATTATATGCCTTTATTTTAGAAGCCCAAGATCCCGAAAAACCATTACAACGTCGATTTGACTCTTTAGAAATTTATGGACCATTTGTTATAGAATCAAGTAGCCGAAGCTATTATCAGTATTTTATTATACAGACGGATGAACAAATTTCTTTTATTGATAAGGTATTTGATCGAATTTTTGATTCCCCTCTTTTAATGCTGATTTTACTACTGCTCATGTCACTACCTCTCTTATTATGGTTATCAATGAGAATGGCAAAACCAGTGAAAGCTTTACGTTTATCAGCTGATGCAGTTGCTAGAGGCAATTTAGTTGTTAATCCTAAATTAGAAAATGAAGGAATTCATGAGCTCAGATTAGTGGGAAACAGTTTTAATAAGATGATAAGATCTCTACAAGAACTGACAACGTATCAGCAACGTTTGCTCTCTGATATTTCTCATGAATTAAAAACCCCATTAACGAGAATGCAATTAGCAGTATCTTTATTGAGACTGAGAAATGGGGAATCTAATGAACTGACTCGAATTAGTAATGAAATTCAGAAATTAGATACCATGATACATGATTTACTCTCCTTATCTAGAAATCAATTAAATCAACACATTAATAGAGAGATTTTTCAAATTAATAAAATTTGGGAAGATGTGTTTGAAGACGCAAAATTTGAAATAGAGCAAAATAAGTTAAGCTTTTCTACAGATATAGATATTAGTGAATCATCCCAATACTATATTAATGGTAATCTCTCTGCACTTTCTAGTGCGGTAGAAAATGTGATTAGAAATGCGCAAAAATATGCACAGACCTTAATTGCCGTCAAAATATATATTGAAAAAAATTGGCTTATTATTACAGTTGATGATGATGGAATAGGTGTACCTGAAGATCAATACGAAGAGATCTTTAGACCTTTTGCTAGAGTACAAGAAGATAGAGCAAGGCAAACAGGGGGAACTGGATTAGGGTTGGCTATAGTTTCTAATGCTGTAAATCAACATTCTGGCTCTGTTATTGCAGAAAAAAGCCATCTTGGAGGACTTAGAATAAAAATAGAGTTGCCTCTATGGTTTGACTAA
- a CDS encoding citrate synthase translates to MPKLHPTLKAELHLSDGRTFELPVYQSNLGYDAIGVESLQKEKLFTYDQGLTSTALCESSITYIDGNQGILLHRGYPIDELAMQKSYLDVCYLLLEGELPTPEQLDTFKKEISSHYMVNEQFTRLFQGFRRDSHPMAIMCAASSALAAFYHDMLDDTEESREKTAVRLLAKMPTLAAMCYKYNIGRPFMYPQNNLSYAGNFLYMMFATPCEPYEVNPVLEKAMDRIFTLHADHEQNASTSSVRSVASSGPNPFACIAAGIASLWGPAHGGANEACIKILEEIGTVDRIPEYIARAKDKNDPFRLMGFGHRVYKNYDPRAKVMRETCHEVLGELGINTPLLEVAMELERIALSDPYFIERKLYPNVDFYSGIILQAIGIPTSMFTVIFALARTVGWIANWKEMHHETDSLKIVRPRQIYTGHKERHIEKA, encoded by the coding sequence ATGCCAAAACTACATCCAACATTAAAAGCTGAGTTACATTTGAGCGATGGGCGCACATTTGAATTGCCTGTGTATCAAAGTAATTTAGGCTACGATGCTATCGGTGTTGAATCTTTGCAAAAAGAAAAATTATTTACCTATGATCAAGGCCTTACATCAACAGCATTATGTGAATCTAGTATTACTTATATCGATGGTAATCAAGGCATCTTGTTACATAGAGGCTATCCTATTGATGAGTTAGCTATGCAAAAGAGCTATTTAGATGTTTGTTACTTATTGTTAGAAGGAGAGTTGCCAACCCCAGAGCAATTAGATACATTTAAAAAAGAAATCTCTTCTCATTATATGGTTAATGAACAGTTTACTCGTTTATTCCAAGGATTCCGTCGAGATTCACATCCAATGGCAATTATGTGTGCTGCAAGTAGTGCTTTGGCTGCCTTTTATCACGATATGTTAGATGATACAGAAGAATCTCGTGAGAAAACAGCTGTACGCTTATTAGCAAAAATGCCAACATTGGCGGCAATGTGTTATAAATATAATATTGGCCGCCCGTTTATGTATCCTCAGAATAACTTATCTTATGCGGGAAATTTCTTATATATGATGTTTGCAACACCTTGTGAACCATATGAAGTTAATCCTGTTCTTGAAAAAGCTATGGATCGTATTTTTACATTACATGCGGATCATGAGCAAAATGCTTCAACATCATCTGTACGTAGTGTGGCATCTTCTGGACCAAATCCTTTTGCTTGTATTGCAGCTGGGATTGCATCACTTTGGGGGCCAGCTCACGGTGGGGCTAATGAAGCTTGTATTAAAATACTTGAAGAAATTGGTACTGTTGATCGTATTCCAGAATACATTGCTAGAGCTAAAGATAAAAATGATCCATTCCGTTTAATGGGATTTGGTCATCGAGTTTATAAAAACTACGATCCTAGAGCAAAAGTAATGAGAGAAACTTGTCATGAAGTATTAGGTGAACTTGGTATAAATACACCATTACTTGAAGTCGCAATGGAATTAGAGCGTATAGCATTAAGTGATCCGTACTTTATTGAAAGAAAATTGTATCCAAATGTAGATTTCTATTCAGGTATTATTCTGCAAGCAATAGGTATTCCAACATCTATGTTTACAGTAATATTTGCTCTCGCAAGAACAGTAGGGTGGATTGCTAACTGGAAAGAAATGCATCATGAAACAGATAGTTTGAAAATTGTACGTCCTCGTCAGATTTATACTGGACATAAAGAACGTCATATAGAAAAAGCTTAA
- the mazG gene encoding nucleoside triphosphate pyrophosphohydrolase — MITIEQFQNVVAKLRDPVSGCPWDIKQNFDSMLPHLLEETYEVAEAIHTQDRSSLREELGDLLLQVVFLSQLAKEEGSFTFQDVLNDIHDKLIYRHPHVFGNESAKNSEEALKHWEQQKSNEAKRKEQESILDDLPFALPALTRAQKIQKRCANVGFDWEKPQDVFDKVQEELAEVQEEMNRKDLLPEKLNEELGDLLFATVNLCRHYNFDAETSLRNANIKFENRFKKIEKILKSEGKNLNTTSLAELDILWNRIKTME; from the coding sequence ATGATAACGATTGAACAATTCCAAAATGTTGTAGCTAAGCTGAGAGATCCCGTATCAGGCTGTCCTTGGGACATCAAACAAAATTTTGACTCAATGCTTCCTCATCTTTTAGAAGAAACCTATGAAGTCGCTGAAGCTATTCACACTCAAGATCGCTCATCTCTACGCGAGGAATTGGGCGATTTATTGCTACAAGTCGTATTTCTTAGCCAATTAGCTAAAGAAGAAGGTTCATTTACATTCCAGGATGTCCTTAATGATATCCATGATAAATTGATTTATCGACATCCCCATGTATTTGGAAATGAATCAGCAAAAAATAGCGAAGAAGCACTAAAGCATTGGGAACAGCAAAAATCCAATGAAGCTAAAAGGAAAGAACAAGAATCTATTCTTGATGATCTTCCTTTTGCTCTCCCTGCTTTAACAAGAGCACAAAAAATACAAAAACGTTGTGCTAACGTAGGATTTGATTGGGAAAAACCGCAAGATGTTTTTGATAAGGTCCAAGAAGAATTAGCAGAAGTACAAGAAGAAATGAATCGAAAAGATTTATTACCTGAAAAATTAAATGAAGAATTAGGTGATTTGCTTTTTGCAACTGTAAATCTTTGTAGACATTATAATTTTGATGCTGAAACGAGTTTACGCAATGCCAATATCAAATTTGAAAATCGTTTTAAGAAAATTGAAAAGATCTTGAAATCAGAAGGAAAAAATTTGAATACTACCTCACTTGCAGAATTAGATATTTTATGGAATAGAATAAAAACTATGGAATAA
- the icd gene encoding NADP-dependent isocitrate dehydrogenase translates to MQHKVQKSTSGQAITLNSDGSLLVPNNPIIPFIEGDGIGVDVTPAMRDVIDAAVKKAYKDKRKIEWLEIYAGEKANKIYGDNTWLPDETLALIKEYHIAIKGPLMTPVGGGIRSLNVAMRQGLDLYNCLRPIRYYEGTPSPVKHPELVDMVIFRENSEDIYAGVEWVAGSAEADKVIEFLQKEMGVTKIRFTEDCGIGIKPVSKQGTQRLVRAALQYVIDNDRDSLTLVHKGNIMKFTEGAFKEWGYQVAKEFGAEPINNGPWHKLINPKTGKEIIVKDSIADAFLQEILLHPTNYDVIATLNLNGDYISDALAAQVGGIGISPGANIGSEAAIFEATHGTAPNIAGQNKANPGSIILSGEMMLRHLGWLEAADLVVNAVSKTIANKTVTFDFAETLEGAQLRSTSEFAQDIINNM, encoded by the coding sequence ATGCAACATAAAGTCCAAAAATCCACATCAGGTCAAGCCATTACTCTAAATAGTGATGGTTCATTGCTTGTTCCTAATAATCCTATTATTCCTTTTATTGAAGGGGATGGAATCGGGGTAGATGTCACTCCTGCAATGAGGGATGTTATTGATGCAGCAGTTAAAAAAGCTTACAAAGATAAACGTAAAATAGAGTGGCTTGAGATCTATGCAGGGGAAAAAGCCAATAAAATCTATGGTGACAATACATGGTTACCAGATGAAACACTTGCCTTAATTAAGGAATACCATATTGCAATTAAAGGTCCTTTGATGACCCCAGTTGGTGGCGGTATTCGTTCATTAAATGTGGCGATGCGTCAAGGGTTAGATTTATACAATTGCTTACGTCCTATTCGTTACTATGAAGGTACACCAAGCCCAGTAAAACATCCTGAATTGGTTGATATGGTGATTTTCCGTGAGAATTCAGAAGATATTTACGCAGGGGTTGAATGGGTCGCAGGTTCAGCAGAAGCAGATAAAGTCATTGAATTTTTACAAAAAGAAATGGGTGTGACAAAAATTCGCTTCACAGAAGATTGCGGTATTGGCATTAAACCCGTATCTAAGCAAGGTACACAACGCTTAGTCAGAGCAGCGTTGCAATATGTGATTGATAATGATCGCGACTCTTTAACTTTAGTGCATAAAGGTAATATCATGAAATTTACTGAAGGTGCATTTAAAGAGTGGGGATATCAAGTTGCTAAAGAATTTGGGGCTGAACCTATTAATAATGGACCGTGGCACAAGTTAATTAATCCAAAAACAGGTAAAGAAATTATCGTTAAAGATAGTATTGCAGATGCCTTTTTACAAGAGATCTTATTGCACCCAACAAATTATGATGTGATTGCAACACTTAATTTGAATGGAGACTACATATCCGATGCACTGGCAGCACAAGTGGGCGGCATAGGTATTTCACCAGGTGCAAATATTGGTTCAGAAGCGGCAATATTTGAGGCAACACATGGAACAGCACCAAATATTGCAGGACAAAATAAAGCTAACCCAGGCTCAATTATTTTAAGTGGTGAAATGATGTTACGTCACTTAGGATGGTTGGAAGCTGCTGATTTAGTGGTTAATGCAGTATCAAAAACGATTGCTAATAAAACAGTAACTTTTGATTTTGCAGAAACATTAGAAGGCGCCCAGTTAAGATCAACTTCTGAATTTGCACAAGATATAATCAATAATATGTAG
- a CDS encoding Nif3-like dinuclear metal center hexameric protein: MILTNLELECILNEKLSSSMISDYAPNGLQVEGKSEIRKIVTGVTASLPLIQAAIERNADAILVHHGYFWKNENPCIRGMKGRRIKELLTHDINLFGYHLPLDVHPELGNNAQLAKCIGVTNLQGLEDKPYSIPVYGELESPISAHDLKLKLTSLLKHQVILCDEFIDQYPSKLIKTVGICTGGGQGYIDLAASKGIDAFISGEISEQTTHSAREQGIYYFACGHHATERGGIKALGEWLSDEYNINVEFIDINNPA, translated from the coding sequence ATGATATTAACAAACCTAGAACTGGAATGCATTTTAAATGAAAAATTAAGTAGTTCTATGATTTCTGATTATGCACCAAATGGATTACAAGTTGAAGGGAAATCAGAAATAAGAAAGATTGTTACTGGCGTAACAGCCTCACTCCCTTTAATACAAGCAGCTATTGAACGAAATGCTGATGCTATATTGGTTCATCATGGCTATTTCTGGAAAAATGAGAATCCATGTATTAGAGGAATGAAAGGGCGAAGAATCAAAGAATTATTAACACATGATATTAACTTGTTTGGCTATCATTTACCTTTGGATGTACATCCGGAATTAGGTAATAATGCACAATTAGCAAAATGTATTGGGGTAACTAATTTGCAAGGGCTTGAAGATAAACCTTATTCTATCCCTGTCTATGGTGAGCTAGAGAGTCCAATTTCTGCACATGATTTAAAGCTAAAATTAACATCCTTATTAAAACATCAAGTTATTTTATGTGATGAATTTATTGATCAATATCCTTCCAAATTGATAAAAACTGTTGGTATTTGTACTGGTGGCGGACAAGGATATATTGACCTCGCAGCAAGTAAAGGTATCGATGCATTTATTAGCGGTGAAATTTCTGAACAAACTACTCATTCAGCAAGGGAGCAAGGAATTTATTATTTTGCTTGTGGCCACCATGCAACCGAACGAGGTGGAATTAAAGCATTGGGCGAATGGCTCTCAGATGAATATAATATAAATGTAGAATTTATCGATATAAATAATCCCGCATAA
- a CDS encoding response regulator has protein sequence MPTSKILLVDDDIELTELLAELLSLEGFYIQVVHNGQEALNKLESESYDIILLDVMMPVLNGIETLKRVRQKYTLPVLMLSARDDEIDRVLGLELGADDYLPKPFNDRELVARIKAILRRTGSVEGLTDHLSEIEEKEQKKLQFGGVELHPGRQQAIYNGEDLDLTGTEFALLQILISHPGQILSRELLSLEILGKRLTPYDRAIDMHISNLRKKLPERDDNLPWFKTLRGRGYLLVTEK, from the coding sequence ATGCCGACATCTAAAATTTTACTTGTTGATGATGATATAGAATTAACAGAACTCCTTGCTGAATTATTATCACTAGAAGGATTTTATATTCAAGTTGTACATAATGGACAAGAAGCACTAAATAAATTGGAATCAGAAAGTTATGATATTATATTATTAGATGTCATGATGCCAGTGCTAAATGGGATTGAAACTTTAAAAAGAGTTCGTCAAAAATATACTCTCCCTGTTCTTATGTTAAGTGCTAGAGATGATGAAATTGATCGTGTATTAGGTCTAGAACTTGGCGCAGATGACTATTTACCTAAGCCATTTAATGATCGAGAATTAGTTGCTCGAATTAAAGCTATTTTACGTCGTACTGGTTCTGTTGAGGGATTAACTGACCATTTATCAGAAATAGAAGAAAAAGAACAAAAAAAATTACAATTCGGTGGAGTGGAACTTCATCCTGGAAGACAGCAAGCCATATATAATGGTGAAGATTTAGATTTAACTGGTACAGAATTTGCTTTATTACAAATATTAATAAGTCATCCTGGTCAAATTCTATCTAGAGAGTTACTGAGCTTAGAAATTTTAGGAAAACGTTTAACTCCTTATGATCGAGCAATTGATATGCACATTTCAAATTTACGCAAAAAATTACCAGAGCGTGATGATAATCTACCTTGGTTTAAAACTCTGAGAGGAAGAGGATATCTTCTTGTTACCGAAAAATAA